In Euphorbia lathyris chromosome 10, ddEupLath1.1, whole genome shotgun sequence, the DNA window CgtcattttcattttgaattttGCCCCACTTTAGGGCTCATAAtgagatttttatctcattaaAAACCCGGTTAAACATTTTGTCCATTGTGAGGTTCGTTTAACCGGGCTCGAAACCGGAAGCCAACCTTACGgtttctctattttattttatttttaaatacaaaaaatagAAACCCGAACCTTTAGCTTGCGGTttctattaatatatatatatatatatatatatatatatattaaaaaaactttCGTATCCACTTCCGcgtttcaaaaaattttaaagttaaatttgaaaaaagtccctctattttttttttaacttttaatttaacttcaatctttaactatttatttttaaattcattaattaaacatttccttaccaaattagttagtagtaaatatctaattcggttaaaaatgttttatttcaaacGTCTGAAAATTTACGGttcgaagtgacagttaaaCCATTTCAAACCGTAATTTAAACTGTTCAAAGTGACAGTTAAATTTGGCCaacatttaactgtcacttcgaaCAGTTTAAATTATAGTTTGAAATGGtttaactgtcacttcgaaCCGTAACTTTTTGGtgatatttgaaattataaactTAACCGTAACGTTACGGTTCGAAGTGACAGTTTAAATTATggtttttacagtttctttATAATTACAGTTTCAAATATGATTTTTGCACTTTGAACATTTAACTGTCATTTCGAACCGTAACTTTTCGATGacgtttgaaattataaaaaaactgtaaaaaccgtaatttaaactgtcaaaaatataatttcacactcgcatttaaaagaataaaatatttttaaccgAATTAGATATTTACTACTAACTAATTTGCCAaggaaatgtttaattaatgaatttaaaaataaatagttaaaggttaaagttaaattaaaagttagaaAAAATAGAGGgacttttttgaaatttaacttaaaaaaaattttgaaatttaaattttttgaataattttttttggatataaaatctttaaaatatatatatatatatatatatatatatatatatatatatatatatattaataggAACCGGACCGATTTctattttttgtatttaaaaaaaataaaaaataaaataaaatagagaaacCGGAAGGCTGGCTTTCGGTATCTTTGCAAAATAAAACCGGAAGGCTGTCTTCCGGTTTCGAGCCCAGTTAAACGAGCACTATAGTGGACAAAATGTTTAACCGAGCTCTTAATGAGGAATTATCCTCATTAAAAGCCCCATTTTGAGGCAAaattctttcattttcatcatatttcattccatcaaccaaacatatgaataattatttttaaagaaaTGACTACTTTATTCATTGATAATACATAttctattctattttatttcattCTATAAATCAAACGGCACATGCTACTTAAAATGAATATTACACTACATATTTCATCATTAAATATTGTGTGTTCCTTTCCCACGACCAAAAACTTAGACTCGAGTCTTTTGTACTATAAAAGTAGTTGCCCCTTTGAGAATTCTTTTCGTCTCAAATCCGATAAACGGGACTTGACACCCAATGATTAAGCAAGCTCAAAACCCAAACCAAATACCTATTCATAAGCCCAGCCCGGCCCTAGTAGCTATCTTGTCCAAACCCAACCTAGTCCACGACTATATTCACATCGGGATCGAGCAAACTGTGTCAACTATTTCATTGTTCACTAGCCATAGCTAATTAGCTATCaaacaaaatacaaaatagTACTTTATACTTCAGAACTTTTCAAAAACAGCCAAAGTTATTAGATGTCAACGAACTTTACATTTCAGCTATTTTTCAAGAGCATCAATTATATACTTctcaaccaatttttaagtaaatGTCAACACAAACTATGAGTTTGCTTAAATGTTCATCCGTTGTCGCCACGGACAAAACAGCGTAAAATCCACGATGATCTAGTCGTAAAGGCCATCTTCATGCCATATGTCTACTAAGAAGTCTACCATTTCCTGCCAAATGAACAAAAAGAGCATCAATATCGCCCCGCCATAGGCAAGACGTGAAACAGGGAAAATGTTCGCGGAAACTTACAGCTAACGGTATCGACTGTTGAAAAGGTTCGTTTGAACAAAGAAGATCCTCATATGTCGTAGTCCAGCTGCAAAACGAGAATATTTTATGTGAGTGAGTCATATCATGTTAATAATCGTGTTAGTGTCAAATTCGTGTAGGGAACGAACCTCATGATTGGCTCTGTTTGCATTCTCTGCGGCTTTCGAGATGCATCACCAACCCATTGCTTTCTTATCTCATGCCAAGAAATCTCAGCTGCATCATAAAGTCATTACATTATCTCCTCAAACATTCATGCAAAGAATTTCAAATAGCATGTAAAATCGTAATGTAATTCAGTTCGCTTCGGTTTAGTTCTGAAAATTGGGATTCGAAAACATAGACAAGCTTCACTCGAGCAATATAGAGACCGAGAAGAGGCATACCATGGTTCACGAAGAGATGTTTCTCAGCGGAATTTTCTTTGGTGGCCGGGTTATTCAAACCTCCCATTAGAACATTTTCACGGGTTGAATTACTACGATTAGTCTCCATTGTTTCCTCCTTCGACAACCATCGCCTTCTTAATCACTATCCTGAAGAAATGCACAGTATTGCATACAAGTTAACACGTCTTATCCGATCAGATTTACAAATTCTATCACGAAAGTTTAAAAGATTGACCAATATGTTATGACTATGGTACCCAAAAAATCATCCCAAAGCATATGTAGCAAACAAAGTTAAGGTACTGAATCAGTTTAATGAAATGAATTACGAGACCTAATAAAACTCAGCATTAATGAATCTAACATTCAATTTAATAATATGATCTAAAACGTACAACCCATTTCCCTTTTTCTTGAGGTGACGATTATGTACACGAGCAAACACACAACACGAACCCAACATAGATTCTAGGGTTGGGTTGTTGACCTGCTAACTCGAAAATGAAATGAATATTCAAAATAATTGTTATATCCTCTCATGATTTTTCATGTCACcttaataaaagtaaaaaactACATTTGTCACCGGCAAACACGGCTCAAACCCCCTAGATTTTTACATGTCATCCTTAATAGAGATAGTAAAATTGAACCTAGTTTGTGAACACATTAAACTACACATTATACAAAGCCAACATGATAAAAGCATATTAGGAGTTTGTTAACTAAATTTTAGGTCAAATTTTGAATGGTAGTTAATATGTAAACCCAAGATTTAGGGAATTACTATATCCTCCTAATTACATGCGATCCAGGAACACGACTAGTACTACAAAATCCACACTAAACCCGGTAAGTTGACAGGATAATGACACGAATTTTTGAGTTGCGCTAGAATTAACTCATTTAACATCAACTCGATAATTGATAAGATACAAAcactccaccttaggattttaataaGCCTAAATGGACTCATTTGACATAAATCCGATAATTGATAGGATACGAACACAACCTGTTTACACGAATTGTCAACCCGATAACAGGATTTTGACCCGAAACCCGAAATTGACACTTCTAAAAGCAGTAGAACAACTAATttatctcatcaaccaacaAATAAACAATAAGAATCTTATAATTCAATCTTACTAGTAGCTTCAGTtcacttctttctcagttcCTATCAAGAACTAACCGATGTAGGCAAACAAACCCAATTGAAATCATCTCAAATCAAAACAATAAAACGAACTCATACATAACCATTTACGAGACTCGcattgaatttcaaaataaaaaatccaccAAATAACAACAATCCATACATAGAATTTTCTAGCGAACATAGAAATGAAAGAAAATTTACCTAATTTCGACTTGGAAACTGTACGAACAACTGCTAAAGAAACCTCTGAAACTGGGGTTTTGGTCAATGGGTTCTTCTTTCTCTTGTTTCTGACGAAGATTCTTTGAATTTGGTATTAAAGGGAAGCGGAAAGattatttctttttcctttttcttttttttaaaaattctttttccttttttattcgGTAGGAAGATTGAAATTTATGAGAGCCAATAGAAGTGAGCCGCACTGCCGGAGAGAGGAAATGTTTCGGTGTACTACACTCGGATGGTTACAAATCAATGTGCCCAAACCTGTGGGCTAGGCGTGGCGATCTGTTATTCGTTCGATTTGGCTATTTGGTCCCACTCCAAACTGCGATTTGGATTAAGATTGACTCGAATTACTATAAAgctaaaattacaaaaaatgagTCAAATGAGGCTCATTTATATATGTGAGCTGTTATATACCGCATCCAAATTCCGGTCCATCGCCCATTTGTGACATATTTGCCCTCACTTTTTGAAACAAGAAAGTGGAAttttctcaaatcctctctacctTCTTTGCATTTTctttccaaaatcataaacccgaataacaataattaaaattatgaaaataattgatatgtgacaatccgaacctcgaaaatggatgattacgagtcggaaacattaagatttatatttttttatcaaagaactcatgaaaataatacatatttttcatgacgattttgcatttttcgtcacaaaaaataggagaatttttaatatttcatcacaaaaaattgaatgatttagtatttttcgtcactaaaatttttacgattttgtatatttcaaaatttggcctaaacggatgcgtcATACCACCCGATCCATGGCGGGAATGGATGCGGCGTACCAcccgacccatggcgggaatGGATGCtgcatccgttcccaccatggcgggaacggatgccgcatacCGTCCGACCCATGGcaggaacggatgccgcataccgtccgacccatggcgggaacaGATGTCGCATCCGTTCCGACCATGGGTCGGACgatatgccgcatccgtttaggctaaattttaaattctctctcaaaaattttttttctcaattatgGCAAGGGCAAAATTTTTATGgcaagggcaaaattgtccaatggGAGCGGTGATAGGGAATTTGgatgcggtatatagcaataccacatttaactcatttactcaacctactacatatctagactgtttttgtatgacttttccataatacctctcaccttcccacttccccaaACGCGAACGGTCTCTCCCCTTTTCTCCTTGGTTGCATGAAACGGTggcagctcctccattaatgattccaagacttttgatcttcctttaaatttcacgaaatctgcacaatttctccaaatcacaatgtatttctcttattcatctcttcatctctttattctgcaacttcctaatcctaaaAAACGAAAtcatgattcttcatcttccatttcctgctcGTTCGAAGAAAAATTgcgattctacgttattttcatcgttttttccagtttatcatattgggttcgtcgaaaaatgtaagtatatactgttttttctgcgtttttcccataaatccacttagcatatgtgattttcgcgaagtctgcgggaacaaatttatcaattttacttcgcgaaacgatgattacgcgaaatttgcgaggtaattcgataaatttctctcgcaaactccgcgaaatcatcgtttcgcgaagtcagagcgtcacattccTCATCGCAGACGTCGCGAAATCATtgtttcgctaagtaaaatcaccctcttccttgcacatttatgttcgcatacttagcgaatcATCATTTCGCAAAGCCAAATCTTCATTTTTTctgactaacacgattaaatttttctgaaggtggttgaatacataatattCATTCCTGGAAGCTGGCTTGTTagggtgccatgagagacatccattcAAAAATGTCTGGACTTCCAATCATCGGTCGTGAATAAGAGCTTACATCGTGCGACACATCCATCCCTGTGGTGAATAGTAGTCTATGTATCGTGAGACATCCATCCATCGGTGGTGAATAGAAGTctatgtataatgaagtgatttattaggagtttattgtggcaatcttgttctgTATCGTGAGAAACATCCATCCATCGGTATTGAATAGGAGcctatgtataatgaagtgatttgttaggagtttattgtggttgttgtaaattttgataatgttatgattttaatattagaatccgttgttgtttattttttgttatataccacttcgcgaattatcttcaaaacatatccaggcttcgcatatgctaattaaattcatcaactaACCAaatattagcttcgcaggcttcatatatgctaattaaattcatcaagtaaaaccaaacattagcttcgcaggcttcgcataatatcgattctgcgaagtcagacgggagggagacagacgcgcgtaaatattgagggtattatggaaaagtcacacaaaatcagtctagatatgtagtaggttgagtaaatgggttaaatatataaatgagtcttccatttgacctagttttataatttttcctacTACAAATTAAGGATTTAATCAGTATGAATAACTATATTTTCGggtaaattattagaagcatccggttctccatgtcaaatggaggaccttccatatatattttgacacgtATAATATAGATCCATGTATATTATAAGAAgtcccactattttaattattacgtggggtcacaatacacgtgtccaaatgtgaattagaGGTCCTtcgagtgacatggaagactcaatgcttaatataagaactcgtaAATTATATACGTGTTGTCTAATCTTTGTTATTTTTCATTCTTTGGTTTACAAATTTCAATTTTGCGCATAAAATTATACAATATTTTTGTGATCTCCCACTAAACTATATATTCGTTAATTATAACCGGTCAATGTGAAGTCAATGCATCACGTCAACAATTTGACCTTCCTAAAAGTCATAATTGCTGACATGACGCGTTGACTTTGCAATGGCCATTCGACTTTTGACTTCTAGAGATGTCAAATTGTTGACGTAACGCGTTGACCAGTCATAATTACcagctgtacactttagtgagaCGTCACTAAAATGTTATACAGttttatgtgcaaaattgaaggctATACACCAAAAGTAAAAAATGACAAAGGTTGTACAATACGTACGTAATTTACTCCTATATTTCCCCTAAAATATAAGGTAAATTACAACCATGGCTATTAACTTTACTTTTATTACAGTCCTTAAATTTCATAATCGAATATTATGGCTTTTGAATTTTGCACTTTACTAATATAACAACTATTTTTCCGTTGATTAAGTCAAAATGATCGAtgacgatctcaaaataaaaatccaaaaattaaatttgttaaCAACGACATTTCTAGTGGAATCAtcgttttcaattttttctaaagaattttttttcaaattaaagttttttagaatatcatttctATTAACTTTACAATGAAGATTATTAAAGTGATCATCTTGTTTAATGATAAAAGGGACCATTATATTGACGAGGGAATCAACATGAAAGTCTAAGAAAAGCTTGAAGCATGGCTTACATGGCACGTGAAGACAACAACATGTTGTATGAACTAacaagatcaaagaagctgaggaAGAGGGGCCACACGACGTATGACCTCAACCACACATCGTGTGAGATCTTTGCAAAGTTTTTGTTTCCTTTTGTCTAATTTACACAACGTGTCCTTGCTACTACACGATGTATTAGTCATAACGATGCCAGCCCGAATGAAGCCTAATGAAATGCCACACGGTGAGTTCTTTACAACACTCACCATGTGGATCCCTCCACGTCTCAGCCACACGGCGTATCAACCAAACAACACACCATGTGACATAACTTTATGACCAAGTTATACTCTCGCAAAGAGATATTTATTGCTCTGTCATTATGTAGTTACTATTTTGCCACTTGACTTTATTGACTTGTTTGTCATTATCTTATTTCCTTTCACTTTACCCCCTATTGTTTAGATAACGTTTGTAAAAGCTACGAGGGTTATTATGTCTTTTATCACCAGGGTCGTTCCTGAGCATAGGCAGGAGGGCGCATAGCCTAGGGCCTAAGAGAGGGAAGGGTcccaaaataatttaaataataataacaataacaaatCTTAAGTTGCGAAAATAATCCTAAGTCTAAATAGAATCATAGTATACATATAGACATAAGGGAGGAAGGGACCAAAAGTAAAAATTTTATAATAAAGAAagtacaaaaattaaaatatcaaaagatgtaccaataataattataatcacTAGACCTAAACAAATCACAATGCACAATTTTATTActatattttcttataatagTTTTTCATATATTGATGCAATGCACATTATGTTGATGTCCGCATTTAAAATTCTTTAGTTTATCAAAGCAGCAAATTATTATCCAAAAAATTCAATTGCTTTTCAAATCCTTGTtgaaagattttttttaaaacctaAGATTATTGAAAAACTATCTGAGATCATCAACGTCAGAATAAAAGTTGAATGGTTTAACAAATTTTATGTATTCAAAGAAATATGTTAGAACATATTGATGTAAACACTATTTTAATGATTCTGCAACTAGAAATACTCGTAGATAATGTTTTGTATGAGCAACTCGGTACTTacaatgaaataaaatatttttttaaatatgaaatcgaatgtttttattaaatttcttgttatatgtaataaaaaagtgtcaattttttttttagataattGATTTTTCCACTTCATTTATTAAGGTCCTCATTTGCTATTTGGTCCACATGCCTCCAAAATCTCAAGATCGGCCCAGTTTATCACATATGCTTAGGAAAGTATATAAGCTCCACTGTTTGTAAAGAAGAACAACTTCTTAAGTAAATAACGGTGTCATaagtttttatatattaaaattttctagtattttaataaaaaaattaggtaaataattataagataTCTATTCATTAAATAACATACCAGTTATTCAATATGTTAtgcaaaaataattatataagcGTTCAGTTGTAGATCGAAACTTAATAGTGTATAAATTTGTCAAGTTTATCCTTCATAGATTGAGATTAGGCATGCATATTTAACATTTGATCCTCCTAAATCTGTATAAACATAACATAAAGCGAGTtatgtttgaaatttttctcaTGGATTTTCGGTCTAATCCACActcttattatatatattatatatttttatgtacaatttatttttgggtaa includes these proteins:
- the LOC136208350 gene encoding uncharacterized protein; protein product: METNRSNSTRENVLMGGLNNPATKENSAEKHLFVNHAEISWHEIRKQWVGDASRKPQRMQTEPIMSWTTTYEDLLCSNEPFQQSIPLAEMVDFLVDIWHEDGLYD